In Silene latifolia isolate original U9 population chromosome 3, ASM4854445v1, whole genome shotgun sequence, a single window of DNA contains:
- the LOC141646814 gene encoding uncharacterized protein LOC141646814 — protein sequence MPISPQSDCGEAGKRRMEIDGGGGGGDGGGDGGGEVKRRRKEEVNGGDAEMKRVAELVLVLSAMGKMRGGSDPTVVETEMMAEARKKVVALCEEFSPKDIVPREVFCGVMEDLGLSRLKDQRLGFRPPKLSISDKIALTKRRMEESNAFAAQSAQYSAPRLQTGSGAASENNGTQPPVRVFPADKASQVSVSPGNFQPPTTVVHTPPAVQTPPVNVSTPSSAFSTVSRSAGKDSTSAIPTRSDRVHIRPDGRLNGPTAVPQIPVSSPADRHTVRITPVHMQPQPSSRINIGTSKKAPDQFPARVTSGIQMPVQPVGVQAPRPVVSQAAPGTLPTMHHTVQGLQNAHPPAVSHHVEISQVVHRLLNPKVSQRPTWTPPSREYMTKAHPCQFCKLVSNEVETVVICDACEKAFHLGCLQSHNVKGIPKLEWHCPRCMTMNHGKPFPPKYGRVTRNMNAPKGTSNASVSHFQSDKKLESVNEKMSQPSATTNGNVNVKTQSQAVNIAEPSFGSNLPHGIDPGRTVKSVGIKKEIEPNMGSGPKDRMTAAVDASLLTSAGSSSSSIKKLPYQAVKPDILHPEHGFIPQSESCTPVITQANSASENLPVSSTQNNVDRKVSNCDKIPPVQHGDSNGVVGCNQNYHEERCQKDGAKQNLVVTDKVHDQAREVVGTLESELNNVDWIGEIDKVVDGKKFFRSCRINGVVYHVENYALFRSSIGKLTPFRLQGMWEDSQTSSNWLLVHKCYFPDDLPGEVGRPGAPQINEVYESTHDSSVMAGSVQGPCQVLPFRKFGEEAGISEPTSQGNERTGPVFVRNWFYDDSKRAFCPSAS from the exons ATGCCGATTTCGCCGCAATCTGATTGCGGCGAAGCCGGAAAACGGCGGATGGAGATCGACGGCGGCGGTGGTGGCGGAGACGGAGGTGGTGACGGAGGTGGTGAggtgaagaggaggaggaaggagGAGGTGAATGGTGGAGATGCGGAGATGAAGAGAGTGGCGGAGTTAGTGTTGGTGTTGTCGGCAATGGGGAAAATGAGAGGTGGTAGCGATCCTACGGTTGTTGAGACGGAGATGATGGCGGAGGCAAGGAAGAAAGTTGTGGCGTTATGTGAGGAGTTTTCGCCGAAGGATATTGTGCCTAGGGAGGTTTTTTGTGGTGTTATGGAGGATTTAGGGCTTAGTAGGTTGAAGGATCAGCGGTTAGGGTTTCGTCCTCCTAAATTGTCGATTTCTGATAAGATTGCTCTTACTAAACGCAGG ATGGAAGAATCCAATGCTTTTGCTGCTCAATCTGCACAATATTCAGCTCCGCGGCTACAAACTGGAAGCGGGGCTGCTAGTGAAAACAATGGGACACAACCTCCTGTTCGTGTGTTCCCTGCTGATAAAGCAAGCCAAGTATCTGTTTCCCCTGGAAATTTTCAGCCTCCTACTACTGTTGTTCATACGCCTCCAGCTGTTCAGACACCACCTGTTAATGTCTCTACACCTTCGTCGGCATTCTCTACAGTGAGTAGAAGTGCAGGAAAGGATTCTACCTCTGCAATACCTACTAGAAGTGACCGAGTACATATAAGACCTGATGGTAGACTGAATGGACCAACTGCAGTGCCACAGATTCCAG TCAGCTCTCCAGCCGATCGACATACGGTTAGAATCACTCCTGTTCATATGCAACCTCAACCTTCTTCACGGATCAATATTGGAACAAGCAAAAAGGCACCAGATCAATTTCCTGCTAGGGTTACGAGTGGTATCCAAATGCCTGTGCAACCAGTAGGTGTTCAAGCTCCAAGACCAGTTGTCAGCCAAGCTGCTCCTGGAACTTTACCAACTATGCATCATACTGTACAAGGATTGCAAAATGCTCATCCTCCGGCCGTCAGTCATCATGTTGAGATCTCTCAGGTAGTGCATAGGCTGCTAAACCCAAAAGTCTCCCAGCGTCCTACTTGGACGCCTCCTTCAAGAGAGTACATGACCAAAGCGCATCCATGTCAGTTTTGCAAGTTGGTCAGCAATGAGGTTGAAACTGTGGTGATTTGTGATGCTTGTGAGAAGGCTTTTCATTTGGGATGTCTTCAGTCACACAATGTGAAGGGCATTCCTAAACTCGAATGGCATTGTCCTAGGTGTATGACGATGAACCATGGCAAGCCATTTCCTCCAAAATATGGCCGTGTAACTAGAAATATGAATGCTCCAAAAGGAACTTCGAACGCATCTGTATCTCATTTTCAGTCAGATAAAAAGTTGGAAAGTGTAAATGAGAAGATGAGTCAGCCAAGTGCAACAACAAATGGAAATGTGAATGTGAAAACACAATCTCAGGCTGTTAATATTGCTGAACCGTCGTTTGGGTCAAACCTGCCGCATGGTATTGACCCTGGTAGAACTGTCAAGTCCGTAGGCATTAAGAAAGAAATTGAGCCTAACATGGGTAGTGGTCCCAAAGACAGAATGACGGCTGCTGTGGACGCCTCCCTATTAACTTCCGCTgggtcttcttcctcttctattAAGAAACTTCCTTATCAGGCAGTGAAGCCTGATATTCTGCATCCTGAACATGGTTTTATCCCTCAGTCTGAATCCTGCACTCCAGTAATTACTCAAGCAAATAGTGCATCTGAGAATTTGCCTGTATCTAGCACTCAAAATAACGTTGACCGAAAGGTGTCAAATTGTGATAAAATCCCACCTGTTCAACATGGTGATAGCAACGGAGTGGTGGGATGTAATCAGAATTACCATGAAGAAAGATGCCAAAAGGATGGAGCCAAACAGAATCTGGTTGTGACAGATAAAGTACACGACCAGGCCAGAGAGGTAGTTGGGACTTTAGAGAGTGAGCTAAATAATGTTGATTGGATTGGTGAAATAGATAAAGTTGTTGATGGGAAGAAATTTTTTCGATCTTGCCGCATCAACGGAGTGGTATATCATGTGGAGAATTATGCTCTATTTCGCTCTAGCATTGGCAAGCTGACACCGTTTAGACTGCAG GGCATGTGGGAAGATAGTCAAACTAGCTCAAATTGGCTTCTTGTCCATAAATGTTACTTTCCTGACGACTTACCCGGTGAGGTCGGCCGCCCGGGTGCTCCTCAAATCAATGAG GTTTATGAGTCTACTCATGACAGCAGTGTGATGGCTGGTTCTGTTCAAGGCCCTTGTCAGGTCCTTCCATTTAGAAAGTTCGGAGAAGAAGCTGGTATAAGTGAACCCACCTCTCAAGGAAATGAAAGAACGGGGCCTGTTTTTGTACGAAA CTGGTTCTACGATGACTCAAAACGGGCTTTCTGTCCTAGTGCTAGTTGA